A single genomic interval of Acidobacteriota bacterium harbors:
- a CDS encoding M14 metallopeptidase family protein, whose translation MHAFGVFPFNKQIAIAFLVGSIPVTNGFAITNHVAAQHNRRPTGAAARAGVPAPRQVIGFTPGDDRKLASWAQIIDYFKQIARASDRVKFEELGKTTLGRPFVLATISSPANLARLDRFKEIQRKLADPRTFNSNDAEAEKLIAEGRTIVMITCGIHSTEAGSNLVSMNIAYKLASDDSPETREILDRCIVLLVPSLNPDGVDIVKTWYDKTLGTPAEGTNPPELYHHYTGHDNNRDWYAFTQVETQLTVDKVHNVWHPQIAHDIHQQGDTGTRFFLPPYVEPWEPNVPPIIQAGVNFMGSSMAWELIAEGKAGVVTSGVYDAWTPARAYQHYHGGIRILSETASARIASPANIAFDKLTPQVGVNPKVRSANFPLVWPGGEWKLANIVDYMQAGAFALMRNAARYRERWVRDFYRVGKDAVRERKPGDLFAFLIPGVTSERRDSDETWWKTDGWKRLTTILRRGGVEILDVASAFEADGKQYPVGTKVILMAQPYGAFAKTLLERQRYPDLREYPGGPPRRPYDVTAHTLPLLMGIRVVEVEKPFNFSKASEERDYFLAHTDHASLPRLGLYKSYASSMDEGWTRWVFGQYGNMVSSKSVVDSDIHAGNLHAKFDCVIIPAQSSQQIVNGLSKDRYPAEVAGGLGAAGVDALKKFIEDGGTVITLNEASQFAIEQLGAPVKNVLEGVAAKDFYCPGSILKIKVDATSPITRGAPLLESSRDESIAWVEGSLAFETTSDDARVIARFADAKELLLSGWLLGGEKIANKGAIVEVKRGKGRIVMFAFRPQYRGQSVATLPFLFNAINGSVSR comes from the coding sequence ATGCATGCTTTCGGCGTGTTCCCTTTCAACAAGCAGATCGCCATCGCATTTCTCGTTGGCTCGATTCCGGTAACCAATGGTTTTGCGATCACCAATCACGTAGCGGCGCAGCACAACCGGCGCCCGACTGGCGCCGCCGCCAGGGCGGGGGTACCCGCGCCTCGGCAGGTCATCGGGTTCACGCCTGGCGACGACCGCAAGCTGGCTTCGTGGGCGCAAATCATCGACTACTTCAAACAGATCGCGCGTGCGAGTGATCGCGTCAAGTTTGAGGAGCTCGGCAAAACAACGCTCGGCCGGCCCTTCGTGCTCGCGACTATCTCATCACCCGCGAATCTCGCCCGCCTCGACCGTTTCAAAGAAATTCAACGCAAGCTTGCAGACCCGCGCACTTTCAATAGCAACGACGCTGAAGCAGAAAAGCTAATCGCCGAAGGCCGCACGATTGTGATGATCACCTGCGGGATTCACTCGACTGAGGCCGGCAGCAACCTGGTGTCGATGAACATCGCTTACAAGCTTGCTTCAGATGATTCGCCCGAAACGCGTGAGATACTCGACCGTTGCATAGTGCTGCTTGTGCCGTCGCTCAATCCGGATGGCGTTGACATAGTGAAGACCTGGTACGACAAGACGCTGGGCACACCGGCAGAAGGCACGAATCCGCCTGAGCTTTATCATCACTACACCGGCCACGACAACAACCGCGACTGGTACGCATTCACGCAGGTTGAAACGCAACTGACCGTAGACAAGGTGCACAACGTCTGGCATCCGCAAATCGCCCACGACATTCATCAGCAAGGCGACACCGGTACGCGATTTTTCCTGCCGCCCTACGTTGAGCCTTGGGAACCCAACGTGCCGCCGATCATTCAAGCCGGCGTAAACTTCATGGGTTCGTCGATGGCTTGGGAACTCATCGCCGAGGGCAAAGCGGGCGTGGTGACCAGCGGCGTTTATGACGCGTGGACTCCAGCTCGAGCTTATCAGCACTATCACGGCGGCATAAGGATTCTCAGTGAAACCGCGTCGGCGAGAATCGCCTCGCCGGCGAATATCGCTTTCGACAAGCTGACGCCACAGGTCGGCGTGAACCCGAAGGTGCGAAGCGCGAACTTCCCGCTGGTATGGCCCGGCGGAGAGTGGAAGCTGGCGAACATCGTGGACTACATGCAAGCGGGCGCGTTTGCGTTGATGCGAAACGCGGCGCGATATCGCGAACGCTGGGTACGAGACTTCTATCGAGTTGGGAAAGACGCGGTACGAGAACGCAAGCCCGGCGACCTTTTTGCGTTTTTGATTCCGGGAGTTACTTCTGAGAGGCGGGATAGCGACGAGACCTGGTGGAAGACCGATGGATGGAAAAGGCTCACAACTATTCTACGGCGGGGCGGTGTTGAGATCCTCGATGTAGCGTCTGCGTTCGAAGCTGATGGCAAGCAATATCCTGTCGGAACGAAGGTAATTCTAATGGCTCAGCCTTACGGCGCATTTGCAAAGACATTGCTCGAGCGACAGCGATATCCTGATCTGCGCGAGTACCCGGGTGGCCCACCGCGTCGCCCTTACGACGTGACAGCGCATACGTTGCCTCTGTTAATGGGAATCCGTGTCGTTGAAGTTGAGAAGCCCTTCAACTTCTCGAAAGCTTCGGAGGAACGCGATTATTTCCTGGCTCACACGGACCACGCCTCCTTGCCGCGTCTCGGTCTGTACAAGAGCTATGCCTCTTCAATGGATGAAGGCTGGACTCGCTGGGTATTTGGTCAGTACGGGAACATGGTCTCCTCCAAATCCGTCGTCGATTCGGATATCCACGCAGGCAACCTGCACGCCAAGTTTGATTGCGTGATCATCCCGGCCCAGAGCTCTCAGCAGATCGTTAACGGGCTGTCCAAGGATCGGTACCCGGCGGAAGTCGCGGGCGGCCTTGGCGCCGCCGGAGTTGATGCTCTCAAGAAGTTCATCGAAGACGGCGGAACAGTCATCACGCTTAACGAAGCTTCGCAGTTCGCAATCGAACAGCTTGGTGCGCCGGTTAAGAACGTGCTCGAAGGAGTAGCGGCGAAAGACTTCTACTGCCCCGGCTCGATTCTGAAGATCAAAGTAGACGCGACCAGTCCGATCACTCGCGGCGCGCCGCTGCTCGAGTCGTCACGCGATGAAAGCATCGCCTGGGTCGAGGGCTCGCTCGCGTTTGAGACAACCAGCGACGACGCGCGAGTGATAGCTCGCTTCGCCGATGCGAAGGAGTTGCTGTTGTCGGGTTGGCTGCTTGGCGGAGAAAAGATCGCAAACAAGGGCGCAATCGTCGAAGTGAAACGAGGTAAGGGCCGCATTGTGATGTTTGCGTTTCGTCCGCAGTATCGCGGCCAGAGTGTGGCCACGCTGCCTTTCTTGTTCAATGCGATTAACGGCAGCGTTAGCCGATAA
- the rimI gene encoding ribosomal protein S18-alanine N-acetyltransferase, producing the protein MAAVTQSVVMPMGHGDLQECWRLDQRCFSDGEAYDRETIRYLLSHAQSVCHKVIWTGDQMIAFVVGMIEPDGTGHVVALGVAPEHRRYGHGRRLMYEVEQGFLRRGVSTVRLEVRTSNIVAQQLYLNLGYKIVRRMPRYYTSGDDGFLMVKNLA; encoded by the coding sequence ATGGCTGCTGTGACTCAGTCCGTTGTGATGCCGATGGGCCACGGCGATCTTCAAGAGTGTTGGCGCCTGGATCAACGTTGCTTCTCGGATGGAGAAGCCTACGACCGCGAAACGATCCGCTATCTTCTTTCTCATGCCCAGTCGGTCTGCCACAAAGTGATCTGGACGGGCGATCAGATGATCGCCTTCGTCGTCGGCATGATCGAGCCCGACGGCACCGGCCACGTAGTCGCCCTGGGAGTCGCCCCCGAACATCGCCGTTACGGACACGGCCGCCGCTTGATGTACGAGGTCGAGCAGGGTTTCCTCCGGCGCGGCGTATCGACCGTCCGTCTCGAGGTACGCACCTCGAACATCGTTGCGCAACAACTCTATCTAAACCTTGGCTACAAGATCGTGCGGCGAATGCCTCGCTACTACACCAGCGGGGACGACGGCTTCCTGATGGTGAAGAACCTGGCGTGA
- the hutH gene encoding histidine ammonia-lyase has product MSLNQDARRIAQPASDQNSIQEFKPEGRELIQIDGASLTLEQTAQVADGSHAVLASGARPRIESARRFVEEIVSRGEVVYGINTGFGALADVTIPPEKLRELQVNLVRSHSCGVGDALPERSVRAMMLQRANVLAKGYSGCRVEVIETLLRMLNAGVHPVIPSRGSVGASGDLAPLAHLALVVIGEGEAVYGGQRMSGGEALAAAGIPPLILEAKEGLALLNGTQAMTAVGGLALLDAERLADAADVTGAMTLEALKGTPVAFDHKIHAVRPHPGQIRSARRLRELIEGSEIRESHRDHGVDPRVQDAYSIRCMPQVHGAVRDSLAHARGILEIEINSATDNPLIFAEAGEVLSGGNFHGEPIALTLDYAAIAIADLGTISERRVERLVNPDLSGLPAFLTPDPGMNSGLMIAQVVAASLIGENSVLAHPASVTNLPTSGNKEDHVSMGMTSALKFAQIVRNVEIILAIELMCAAQGLDFLKPLRPGARLAEAYSRVRELVPFLERDAALSGYIESLVPIVRRLGEV; this is encoded by the coding sequence GTGAGTCTAAACCAAGACGCTCGTCGCATCGCCCAACCTGCCTCTGATCAAAACAGTATTCAGGAGTTCAAACCGGAAGGACGGGAATTGATACAGATCGACGGCGCATCACTCACCCTCGAACAAACCGCCCAGGTGGCGGATGGCTCCCACGCGGTGCTTGCCAGCGGCGCACGGCCTCGCATAGAAAGCGCGCGCCGCTTCGTTGAAGAAATTGTCTCGCGAGGCGAAGTCGTTTACGGCATCAACACCGGCTTCGGTGCGCTTGCCGACGTCACCATCCCGCCCGAAAAACTTCGCGAGCTTCAAGTCAATCTCGTTCGCTCGCACTCGTGCGGCGTAGGCGACGCTCTTCCTGAGAGAAGCGTTCGCGCGATGATGCTTCAACGCGCGAATGTGCTGGCGAAGGGCTACTCAGGCTGCCGGGTTGAAGTCATCGAGACTCTCCTTCGAATGCTCAATGCCGGTGTGCATCCGGTGATACCGTCGCGCGGCTCGGTTGGAGCCTCAGGCGATCTCGCGCCGCTGGCTCATCTTGCATTGGTGGTCATCGGCGAAGGCGAAGCGGTCTACGGCGGGCAGCGAATGAGCGGAGGCGAGGCACTCGCAGCCGCCGGGATTCCGCCCCTCATATTGGAAGCCAAAGAGGGACTGGCGCTCTTGAACGGCACTCAAGCCATGACTGCGGTCGGGGGATTGGCGCTGCTTGACGCGGAGCGGCTAGCCGATGCCGCCGATGTGACCGGCGCGATGACGCTCGAAGCGCTCAAGGGGACGCCGGTCGCTTTCGATCACAAGATTCACGCCGTCCGGCCTCATCCCGGTCAGATCAGGAGCGCGCGCCGGTTGCGCGAGTTGATCGAGGGCAGCGAGATTCGCGAGTCACATCGCGATCACGGCGTAGACCCGCGAGTCCAGGACGCCTATTCGATCAGGTGCATGCCGCAGGTACACGGAGCGGTGCGCGACTCGCTGGCACACGCGCGGGGCATCCTCGAGATCGAGATCAACAGCGCGACCGATAATCCGTTGATCTTCGCCGAGGCAGGCGAGGTGCTATCAGGCGGAAACTTTCACGGCGAGCCCATAGCATTGACGTTGGATTACGCGGCCATCGCTATCGCGGACCTTGGGACGATATCGGAGCGCCGCGTTGAACGGCTGGTCAATCCGGATCTGTCGGGGCTGCCGGCTTTTCTTACACCCGATCCTGGAATGAACTCCGGCCTGATGATCGCGCAGGTCGTCGCCGCGTCGCTCATTGGGGAGAACAGCGTGCTTGCGCATCCGGCTTCGGTGACCAATCTGCCGACCTCGGGCAACAAAGAAGATCATGTAAGCATGGGCATGACTTCGGCGTTGAAGTTCGCTCAGATAGTCAGGAACGTCGAGATAATCCTCGCGATTGAATTGATGTGTGCGGCGCAAGGGTTGGACTTCCTGAAACCGCTAAGGCCCGGCGCCAGGTTGGCTGAAGCTTACTCGCGTGTGCGCGAGCTTGTGCCTTTCCTCGAGCGTGACGCTGCGCTGTCGGGTTACATTGAATCGCTGGTTCCGATTGTCAGGCGCCTGGGCGAAGTGTGA
- a CDS encoding CopG family antitoxin — MERSARSRKKVRDPIPENFKSIDEAAQFWDTHNVADYLDQVKEVPNVEINIVRRHFRLDKELARKIDRIARRQGVSAETLVNQWLQQKAS; from the coding sequence ATGGAAAGGTCCGCAAGAAGTAGAAAGAAAGTTCGTGACCCGATCCCTGAGAACTTCAAGTCGATCGATGAAGCGGCACAGTTCTGGGACACGCACAACGTGGCAGACTACTTGGATCAAGTGAAGGAGGTGCCTAACGTCGAGATAAACATAGTTCGCCGGCACTTCCGACTCGACAAGGAACTGGCACGCAAAATAGATCGGATCGCTCGCCGACAGGGAGTGTCTGCTGAGACCCTGGTTAACCAATGGTTGCAGCAGAAGGCTTCGTGA
- a CDS encoding DUF4365 domain-containing protein, whose amino-acid sequence MKRPRVLPQRPQSHIVGDKAVDIFVAACDPAWVVAPVTKDYGLDLRIEIARSGYVTGEEFVVQVKGRTSVNVANGLLPHAHVRQNTINYWIAKLSPTMIAVVDTTTNTVFYDWLEHCYPSYPNAVQLDGEIALPLRHSSAEHDLRKEVTAYLHRYYASISQDMERLSKGIYLANLLFSISALYRLVANAVIDLQRIEPSGPEDLRKLIHDFCFAFACHDSLMGGLRAGAFGHRPTDNSRFFSVVEHKLQQYDEVRSKFLVYRGENAEGDLMFETKYKEITASLLPMFHVLEDIQEVLGLAQALNRALPESGSL is encoded by the coding sequence GTGAAGCGACCACGAGTACTGCCGCAACGACCCCAGTCACACATCGTTGGTGACAAGGCCGTTGACATTTTTGTCGCGGCCTGTGACCCTGCATGGGTAGTTGCACCTGTCACCAAAGACTACGGACTTGATCTTCGTATCGAAATTGCACGAAGTGGATACGTAACAGGTGAGGAGTTCGTCGTTCAGGTCAAGGGACGGACATCAGTCAATGTCGCAAACGGCCTTTTGCCGCACGCGCATGTGCGTCAGAACACTATCAACTACTGGATCGCAAAGCTAAGTCCAACCATGATCGCTGTTGTTGACACAACGACCAACACAGTCTTCTATGACTGGCTAGAGCATTGCTATCCAAGCTACCCGAACGCAGTTCAGCTCGATGGGGAGATCGCCCTTCCGCTCAGGCACAGTTCAGCCGAGCACGATCTACGGAAGGAAGTAACGGCCTACTTGCACAGGTACTACGCGTCTATCTCACAAGACATGGAGCGCCTATCAAAAGGCATCTATCTCGCGAATCTGTTGTTCAGCATCTCGGCTCTGTATCGCCTTGTCGCAAACGCGGTGATCGATCTACAGCGAATCGAACCATCAGGTCCGGAAGATCTCCGGAAACTGATTCACGATTTCTGCTTCGCATTCGCGTGTCATGACAGTCTCATGGGAGGTTTGCGTGCCGGCGCATTCGGTCACCGACCCACAGACAATTCCCGGTTCTTTAGCGTCGTGGAGCACAAGCTCCAACAATACGACGAAGTTCGGAGCAAATTCTTGGTCTACCGCGGTGAGAACGCCGAAGGAGACCTGATGTTCGAGACCAAATACAAAGAGATCACTGCGTCGTTGCTGCCGATGTTTCATGTCCTCGAAGACATCCAGGAGGTTCTTGGGTTGGCACAAGCCCTGAATCGAGCACTTCCCGAGAGTGGAAGTCTATGA
- a CDS encoding YCF48-related protein, whose protein sequence is MEFNKRAVAFAFVSFIALSAFGCKGPTGNSNNPQSATGAAPKPGKWVAQYRAPASLSYSAMDLAVFYYTGISVVSLNVVFVCGDTPNAKGDERMGVIVRTTDGGQNWTDTPIDIPKMHIPTLNAIHFISPDVGWAVGVDSGEDGVVVKTTDGGSSWTATRISQKQVPTAVFFVDADNGWMGAATPPPGEDEGLGGPSALLTTTDGGLTWQTRYNLPISIYRVFFFDKMNGWASGSKGVIYNTSDGGLTWNTQRTEIETGDGPQDLHGEGMKQFAVRGLQFIDEDNGFAAATATEGVAGRLLVTSNGGVAWRRQWIVTNAGVRDIFFVSPNEGWALTEGPYVYHTVDGGRSWLSEPKVFEQDVTLSRLGGVDAGHIWAVGAGAIFFRVSD, encoded by the coding sequence ATGGAATTCAATAAGCGCGCGGTCGCATTCGCTTTTGTTTCATTTATTGCGCTCAGTGCATTCGGCTGCAAAGGTCCCACGGGCAATAGCAACAACCCACAGAGCGCAACGGGCGCCGCGCCGAAGCCCGGCAAATGGGTTGCCCAATATCGGGCGCCCGCCTCGCTGAGTTATTCCGCCATGGACCTGGCTGTTTTCTACTACACCGGGATCTCGGTTGTCTCGCTGAATGTCGTGTTCGTCTGCGGTGACACCCCGAACGCCAAGGGTGACGAAAGAATGGGCGTGATTGTCCGCACAACCGACGGCGGACAGAATTGGACCGACACCCCGATAGATATACCGAAGATGCACATCCCGACGTTGAACGCGATACACTTCATAAGCCCCGACGTAGGATGGGCCGTGGGAGTCGATTCCGGGGAAGACGGGGTCGTCGTGAAGACCACTGACGGCGGCTCGTCATGGACGGCGACCCGGATCAGTCAAAAACAAGTGCCGACGGCCGTTTTCTTTGTAGACGCCGACAATGGGTGGATGGGCGCCGCAACGCCTCCGCCCGGCGAGGACGAAGGTCTCGGCGGACCGAGCGCCCTGCTGACAACGACCGACGGCGGCCTCACGTGGCAAACGCGGTACAACCTTCCGATCTCGATCTATCGCGTTTTTTTCTTCGACAAGATGAACGGTTGGGCGTCCGGTTCAAAGGGCGTCATCTACAATACCTCGGACGGCGGATTGACATGGAACACTCAACGGACCGAGATAGAGACCGGTGACGGCCCTCAGGATCTCCACGGTGAGGGAATGAAGCAATTCGCGGTCAGGGGTCTCCAGTTCATTGATGAGGACAACGGATTCGCAGCCGCTACGGCAACGGAAGGAGTAGCCGGGCGTCTGCTCGTGACTTCCAACGGCGGCGTAGCGTGGCGCAGGCAGTGGATAGTTACCAATGCCGGCGTGCGCGATATCTTTTTCGTGAGCCCAAATGAGGGGTGGGCGCTCACGGAGGGGCCTTACGTTTACCACACGGTTGACGGGGGGCGCTCCTGGTTGAGCGAGCCGAAGGTCTTCGAACAGGATGTGACGCTCTCGAGGTTGGGGGGCGTGGACGCCGGCCACATCTGGGCAGTCGGCGCCGGTGCGATATTCTTTCGGGTGAGCGATTGA